A region from the Rosa rugosa chromosome 6, drRosRugo1.1, whole genome shotgun sequence genome encodes:
- the LOC133718607 gene encoding wax ester synthase/diacylglycerol acyltransferase 11-like, with protein MDIQLSINMEDHVIVPNMDSDMEDADQFVRDYISRLTTSPLGLSKPLWEVHILNVDKTSDAEAVAVIRIHHLMGDGASLMSCLLACTRKTLDPDALPSVPTKRKHEGGSSSDSSVFWWLLMAIWLAVTLIGNTLVDLGLFVATILVLKDTKTPIKGPPGVELTAKRFLHRTVSLDHIKQVKNAMKHGMLVAHTYFLIVLVFNGSTKLGSNS; from the coding sequence ATGGATATACAACTTTCAATAAATATGGAGGACCATGTTATTGTTCCAAACATGGATTCAGATATGGAGGATGCAGACCAGTTTGTTAGAGACTACATTTCGCGCCTTACTACAAGCCCTCTTGGCCTTTCCAAGCCACTATGGGAAGTCCATATCCTCAATGTCGACAAAACCTCTGATGCAGAAGCCGTTGCAGTGATTCGGATTCACCACTTGATGGGGGATGGCGCATCCCTCATGTCATGTCTACTAGCTTGTACCAGAAAAACATTGGACCCGGATGCATTGCCTAGTGTTCCAACCAAGAGGAAACATGAGGGTGGTTCTTCAAGTGATTCGAGCGTATTCTGGTGGTTGTTGATGGCTATTTGGTTAGCAGTAACATTGATAGGAAACACTCTTGTTGATCTTGGGCTGTTTGTTGCCACAATTCTGGTTTTGAAAGACACCAAGACTCCTATTAAAGGTCCACCTGGGGTTGAGCTTACTGCCAAGCGGTTCTTGCATCGAACGGTTAGTTTGGATCACATCAAGCAAGTGAAGAATGCTATGAAACATGGTATGTTAGTCGCACATACATATTTCCTTATAGTTTTAGTATTCAATGGATCTACCAAACTGGGTTCAAATTCATAA